One genomic region from Argentina anserina chromosome 2, drPotAnse1.1, whole genome shotgun sequence encodes:
- the LOC126782270 gene encoding uncharacterized protein LOC126782270 isoform X1, which translates to MEAMLRCTPCLALRFGFKVRLAVLVLEIVLLFIWLEAANAHSQEIILGGRGPERSSENIVSHSCIHDQILKQRRRPGRKVYTVTPQVYDGSGISKPLHQKGRTLLGIAKKSVLQKDAKLPIRIYLNYDAVGHSPDRDCRNVGDIVKLGEPPIGYLSGLPSCNPHGDPPISGDCWYNCTLDDIAGKDKRQRLRKALGQTADWFRRALAVEPVRGNLRLSGYSACGQDGGVQLPREYVEEGVAEADLVLLVTTRPTTGNTLAWAVACERDQWGRAIAGHVNVAPRHLTAEAETLLSATLIHEVMHVLGFDPHAFAHFRDERKRRRSQVTEQVMDEKLGRMVTRVVLPRVVMHSRYHYAAFSENFTGLELEDGGGRGTSGSHWEKRLLMNEIMTGSVDTRSVVSKMTLALLEDSGWYHANYSMADNLDWGRNQGTEFVTSPCNAWKGAYHCNTTQLSGCTYNREAEGYCPIVSYSGDLPQWARYFPQANKGGQSSLADYCTYFVAYSDGSCTDTNSARPPDRMLGEIRGSKSRCMASSLVRTGFVRGSMTQGNGCYQHRCVNNSLEVAVDGMWKVCPEAGGQIQFPGFNGELICPAYHELCGTGIVPTTGQCPNSCNLNGDCIEGRCHCFLGFHGSDCGKRSCPSNCSGRGNCLSNGMCECRNGYTGIDCSTAVCDEQCSLHGGVCDDGVCEFRCSDYAGYSCQNSTMLHSSLNVCKDVLENVKSGSGQHCAPSEPSILQQLEDVVVMPNYHRLFPGGARKLFSIFGTSYCDMTAKQLACWISIQKCDKDGDNRLRVCYSACQSYNSACGASLDCSDQTLFSSKDEVEGQCTGSSEMKTSWASSVLSWFSSNDSSRGMSVKNRQL; encoded by the exons ATGGAGGCAATGTTACGGTGTACTCCATGTCTCGCTCTCAGATTCGGCTTTAAGGTTCGACTCGCTGTCCTTGTCCTCGAG ATTGTACTGCTATTTATATGGTTGGAAGCTGCTAATGCGCATTCTCAAGAGATCATACTGGGAGGGCGAGGCCCGGAGAGGTCGTCAGAGAACATTGTTTCTCACTCCTGCATCCATGACCAGATACTCAAGCAGCGAAGGCGACCTGGTCGAAAGGTGTACACTGTTACTCCACAGGTGTATGATGGTTCTGGTATCTCAAAACCCCTTCACCAAAAGGGTAGGACATTGCTTGGAATTGCAAAGAAGTCTGTACTGCAGAAGGATGCAAAATTGCCCATCAGAATATATCTAAATTATGATGCTGTTGGTCACTCGCCTGATAGAGACTGTCGGAATGTGGGTGATATTGTCAAG CTAGGTGAGCCTCCTATTGGTTATCTTTCTGGCTTACCTTCGTGTAATCCTCATGGAGATCCTCCAATTTCTGGTGACTGCTGGTATAATTGCACTTTGGACGATATAGCTGGCAAGGACAAAAGACAACGCCTTCGGAAG GCTCTTGGACAGACAGCAGACTGGTTCAGAAGAGCCTTAGCTGTTGAACCAGTGAGAGGGAACTTGCGGTTGAGTGGATACTCAGCATGCGGTCAAGATGGGGGAGTACAGCTGCCACGTGAATACGTTGAAG AGGGTGTTGCTGAAGCGGACCTGGTTCTTCTGGTCACAACTAGACCTACCACCGGTAACACCCTTGCATGGGCAGTGGCCTGTGAACGTGATCAATGGGGTCGTGCAATTGCAG GACATGTAAATGTTGCTCCTCGGCATTTGACAGCTGAAGCAGAAACGTTGCTTTCTGCTACTCTAATTCACGAG GTTATGCATGTTCTTGGTTTTGATCCCCATGCCTTTGCTCATTTTAGGGATGAGAGGAAAAGACGACGTAGTCAG GTTACAGAACAAGTCATGGATGAAAAGCTTGGGCGGATGGTAACCCGTGTGGTGCTTCCACGAGTTGTCATGCATTCACGGTATCATTATGCG GCATTCTCCGAGAATTTTACTGGTCTAGAGCTGGAAGATGGGGGAGGACGTGGCACATCAG GGTCGCACTGGGAAAAAAGACTTCTAATGAATGAAATTATGACGGGATCTGTGGATACAAGATCCGTGGTATCTAAAATGACGCTAGCCTTATTAGAAGATAGTGGATGGTATCATGCTAATTATAGTATGGCAGACAATCTTGATTGGGGTCGCAACCAAGGAACTGAGTTTGTTACTTCCCCATGCAATGCCTGGAAAGGGGCCTATCATTGCAACACAACACAATTGTCAGGATGTACATACAACAGAGAAGCAGAGGGTTATTGTCCAATTGTAAGTTACAGTGGGGACCTGCCCCAGTGGGCACGCTATTTTCCACAGGCTAACAAAG GTGGACAGTCTTCACTGGCTGATTATTGCACCTATTTCGTAGCATACTCTGATGGATCATGTACAGACACTAACAGTGCACGACCACCTGACAGAATGTTGGGTGAAATACGAGGAAGCAAATCTAG GTGTATGGCCTCATCCTTGGTGCGTACTGGGTTTGTGAGGGGTTCTATGACCCAAGGAAATGGATGTTATCAGCACAGATGTGTCAACAATTCGTTAGAG GTTGCTGTGGATGGGATGTGGAAAGTATGTCCTGAAGCTGGTGGTCAAATTCAGTTCCCAGGATTTAATG GTGAATTGATATGTCCGGCGTACCATGAACTCTGTGGTACTGGAATAGTTCCCACAACAGGGCAATGTCCaaattcatgtaatttaaacgGTGACTGTATTGAAGGAAGATGTCACTGCTTTCTTGGGTTCCATGGTTCGGATTGTGGCAAAC GGTCCTGTCCCAGCAACTGTAGTGGACGTGGAAACTGCTTATCTAACGGGATGTGTGAATGCAGAAATGGGTACACTGGCATTGATTGCTCCACTG CTGTTTGTGATGAGCAATGCAGCCTTCATGGAGGTGTCTGTGATGATGGAGTGTGTGAATTCCGCTGTTCTGACTACGCAGGCTACTCATGCCAGAACAGTACAATGCTTCATTCTAGTCTTAACGTTTGCAAAGATGTGCTGGAGAATGTCAAGTCTGGTTCTGGCCAGCACTGTGCCCCCAGTGAACCAAGTATATTGCAGCAGCTAGAGGATGTTGTGGTAATGCCCAACTACCATCGTTTGTTCCCTGGTGGTGCCAGGAAACTCTTTAGCATCTTTGGCACCAGCTATTGTGATATGACTGCAAAGCAGTTGGCTTGCTGG ATTTCGATTCAAAAGTGTGACAAAGATGGGGACAACAGGCTGCGGGTATGCTATTCGGCTTGTCAATCATATAATTCAGCATGTGGAGCTTCACTTGATTGCTCGGACCAAACCCTGTTCAGCAGCAAGGATGAAGTAGAAGGTCAGTGCACAGGATCTAGTGAGATGAAAACATCATGGGCTAGCAGCGTACTTAGTTGGTTTTCAAGTAATGATTCCTCCAGAGGAATGTCTGTAAAAAATAGGCAGCTCtag
- the LOC126783413 gene encoding elongation of fatty acids protein 3-like — MMLQIMKMLQGIKYCLSEHPMILNFRWSPTQSWGSTWSFLFTVIPAYIAAAVTLHLILTLFRRRRPVPLGPVPAAHSLLMAVISAVIFVGMLLSAAAEIRDTRWLWRRTKTTPLQWLLCFPLGTRPSGRVFFWSYVFYLSRFLHLLRTFFTILRRRRRLTSFHLLNKSILIFTSFLWLEFSQSFQVPAILATTVEQTVVYAYRFWVGVGLRGACFPLVANCQVALLGCNLACHVGVLLVQVFKGGCNGIGAWLFNSVLNAAILLLFMKFYVRTHLKNSNVVRDEGGSSHWGSGLESNNVLKQS; from the coding sequence ATGATGCTGCAGATTATGAAGATGTTACAGGGAATTAAGTACTGTTTATCAGAGCACCCAATGATTCTAAACTTCCGCTGGAGTCCGACCCAATCCTGGGGCTCCACGTGGTCCTTCCTCTTCACCGTCATCCCCGCCTACATCGCCGCCGCCGTCACACTCCACCTCATCCTCACCCTCTTCCGCCGCCGCCGTCCGGTCCCCCTCGGCCCAGTCCCGGCAGCGCACAGCCTCCTGATGGCGGTAATCTCCGCCGTCATCTTCGTCGGGATGCTCCTGTCCGCGGCCGCCGAGATTCGAGACACGCGGTGGCTCTGGCGGCGGACCAAGACCACCCCGCTGCAGTGGCTCCTCTGCTTCCCTCTCGGCACGCGCCCCTCCGGGCGCGTCTTCTTCTGGTCCTACGTCTTCTACCTCTCAAGAttcctccacctcctccgCACATTCTTCACGATACTCCGGCGCCGCCGGCGACTCACCTCCTTCCACCTCCTCAACAAGTCGATCCTCATCTTCACGTCGTTCCTCTGGCTCGAGTTCTCCCAGTCCTTCCAGGTCCCGGCCATACTCGCCACCACAGTGGAGCAGACCGTCGTCTACGCCTACCGCTTCTGGGTCGGGGTAGGGCTGCGAGGCGCGTGCTTCCCACTCGTGGCCAACTGCCAGGTGGCTTTGCTGGGATGCAACCTGGCGTGCCACGTGGGCGTGCTGTTGGTGCAGGTATTCAAAGGCGGGTGCAACGGAATTGGGGCGTGGCTGTTCAACTCGGTGCTCAATGCGGCCATTCTTTTGCTGTTCATGAAGTTCTATGTGAGAACGCATTTGAAGAATTCAAACGTGGTTAGAGACGAAGGTGGTTCCTCACATTGGGGATCTGGGTTGGAGTCAAACAACGTGCTTAAACAAAGCTAG
- the LOC126782722 gene encoding uncharacterized protein LOC126782722 translates to MASGFGDSASRPSQSQGPSFPSSNNSNGDAGNFECNICFDLAQDPIVTLCGHLFCWPCLYKWLHIHSHSQECPVCKALVKEENLVPLYGRGKTSTDPRSKSIPGVDIPNRPAGQRPETAAPPEQNHFAQRGFGFMGGLGGLGGYAPPIATTTRFGNFTFSAAFGGLFPSLLNFQLHGFPDAPMYGATAGFPHGFHNTFHGHHGHRYNFRPGPRVGRPAVVQDYYLKMLIMFVVACVLMALLWQ, encoded by the coding sequence ATGGCAAGTGGTTTTGGGGATTCTGCGAGTAGGCCGTCGCAATCACAAGGGCCTTCATTCCCCAGCAGTAACAATAGTAACGGGGATGCTGGTAATTTCGAATGCAATATCTGCTTCGATTTGGCCCAAGACCCCATTGTTACCTTATGCGGCCATCTTTTCTGCTGGCCGTGCCTTTACAAATGGCTCCACATTCACTCCCATTCTCAGGAGTGTCCTGTTTGCAAAGCTCTTGTGAAGGAGGAGAATTTGGTTCCCTTGTATGGTAGGGGAAAGACATCTACTGACCCTAGATCGAAGTCAATTCCTGGAGTTGACATTCCGAATCGTCCAGCAGGACAAAGACCTGAAACAGCTGCTCCCCCAGAGCAAAATCATTTCGCTCAACGTGGATTTGGATTCATGGGAGGCTTGGGAGGTTTGGGAGGGTATGCTCCACCAATTGCAACCACGACAAGGTTTGGGAATTTCACCTTCTCTGCAGCTTTTGGTGGCCTTTTCCCGTCTCTGCTCAATTTTCAGTTGCATGGGTTCCCTGATGCTCCTATGTATGGTGCAACTGCCGGATTTCCGCATGGGTTTCATAATACATTTCATGGCCACCATGGACATAGATACAATTTCCGTCCTGGTCCTCGTGTTGGTCGTCCTGCTGTAGTTCAAGATTATTACCTGAAGATGTTGATTATGTTTGTTGTAGCTTGTGTTCTTATGGCTCTTTTGTGGCAATAG
- the LOC126784520 gene encoding probable 1-acyl-sn-glycerol-3-phosphate acyltransferase 4, protein MRSSPKKIAMSLQARENASPRRVVATPEECSIEEGSWKEVEVCSPLKADSKLKHRPLTPFRVVRGVLCLVVFLSTAFTILVCFAPVVAVLLRLFSIHYSRKATSFLFGRWLALWPFLFEKINGTKVVFSGDTVPPRERILIIANHKTEVDWMYLWDLALRKGSLGNIKYVLKSSLMKLPVFGWGFHILEFIPLKRKWEVDEPILRQKLLSFVDPRDPLWLSIFPEGTDYDEEKCKQSQTFAAENGLPVLSHVLLPRTKGFCACLEALRGSFDAVYDLTIAYKNQCPSFMDNAFGVDPSEVHIHVRRIPIEEIPESSTDAASWLVDTFHLKDNMLSDFDNKGHFPNEGGEEDISAIKGLVNFLLILFLTVVIIYLTIFSSVWFKIYIGLSCAYLATATYFEIQPVPVLDFVNATFVCNRLRLE, encoded by the exons ATGAGATCTTCACCGAAAAAGATTGCCATGAG CCTTCAGGCCAGAGAGAACGCCAGTCCCAGACGTGTAGTGGCGACCCCAGAAGAATG CTCCATTGAAGAAGGTTCCTGGAAGGAGGTGGAGGTTTGCAGTCCCTTGAAAGCCGATAGTAAACTGAAGCACAGGCCCTTGACCCCTTTTAGAGTTGTAAGAGGTGTTCTATGTTTGGTGGTGTTTCTTTCTACTGCATTCACCATTCTAGTGTGTTTTGCGCCGGTGGTAGCTGTTTTGTTGAGACTTTTTAGCATACATTACAGCAGAAAAGCAACATCCTTTCTATTTGGTAGGTGGCTGGCTCTCTGGCCCTTTCTATTCGAAAAGATAAACGGGACTAAAGTGGTATTTTCGGGCGATACTGTCCCTCCTAGAGAGCGCATTTTGATTATTGCAAATCACAAAACTGAGGTTGATTGGATGTACTTGTGGGATCTTGCATTGCGAAAAGGGTCTCTCGGAAATATAAAATATGTGCTCAAGAGCAGTTTAATGAAGCTGCCTGTTTTTGGTTGGGGATTTCACATTCTGGAGTTCATTCCATTAAAGAGGAAATGGGAAGTTGATGAACCAATTCTCCGGCAAAAGCTACTGAGTTTTGTTGATCCTCGAGACCCTCTCTGGCTTTCTATTTTTCCTGAAGGAACTGATTACGA TGAAGAAAAATGCAAACAGAGCCAGACATTTGCTGCTGAAAATGGACTTCCAGTGCTGTCACATGTACTACTTCCAAGGACTAAAGGTTTTTGTGCTTGCTTAGAAGCCCTAAGGGGTTCTTTTGATGCAG TTTATGACTTGACAATTGCATACAAGAATCAATGCCCTTCATTTATGGACAATGCATTTGGTGTAGATCCTTCAGAAGTACACATTCATGTCAGGCGTATCCCAATAGAAGAGATCCCAGAGTCTAGCACAGATGCTGCGTCTTGGTTAGTGGACACATTCCACCTCAAGGACAATATGCTGTCAGATTTTGATAATAAAGGCCATTTCCCTAatgaaggaggagaagaagacatTTCGGCGATCAAGGGTCTGGTAAATTTTTTGTTGATACTTTTTTTGACAGTGGTTATCATTTACCTTACCATATTTTCATCGGTCTGGTTTAAAATATACATCGGTTTATCATGTGCATACCTTGCTACAGCAACATATTTTGAAATCCAACCGGTGCCAGTATTAGACTTTGTTAATGCAACATTTGTTTGCAATAGGCTCAGATTGGAATAA
- the LOC126782271 gene encoding pathogenesis-related thaumatin-like protein 3.5 translates to MAISMTSHNKLNLYLLPLIVASLAVANVASATVFTLQNRCPYTVWPGTLSGNGAAVLGEGGFAMFPGAQVQLTAPAGWSGRFWARTGCNFDEAGNGKCLTGDCGSLKCTGGGAPPVTLAEFTIGSTQVDKDFYDVSLVDGYNVGMGLRATGGDGDCQYAGCVADLNTNCPPELRLTDSGSGVVVACKSACEAFNAPEFCCTGDHATPQTCSPTQYSAMFKSACPTAYSYAYDDATSTCTCTGSDYLIEFCPTGSS, encoded by the exons ATGGCGATTAGCATGACCTCACACAACAAGCTCAATCTCTATCTTCTTCCTTTGATCGTCGCATCATTAG CTGTGGCAAACGTAGCTTCTGCAACCGTGTTTACGCTGCAAAACCGCTGCCCCTACACAGTTTGGCCCGGCACACTCTCCGGCAACGGCGCCGCAGTTCTCGGCGAAGGCGGTTTCGCCATGTTCCCCGGTGCACAAGTCCAGCTCACAGCCCCGGCCGGCTGGTCCGGTCGCTTCTGGGCCCGAACCGGCTGCAACTTCGACGAAGCCGGAAATGGGAAATGCCTCACCGGCGACTGCGGTTCCCTGAAATGCACCGGCGGCGGCGCACCTCCCGTCACCTTGGCCGAGTTCACCATTGGCTCCACCCAAGTCGACAAGGACTTCTATGACGTCAGCCTCGTGGACGGTTACAATGTCGGCATGGGGCTGAGGGCCACCGGCGGCGATGGTGACTGTCAGTACGCGGGGTGCGTGGCCGACCTGAACACCAACTGCCCGCCCGAGTTGCGACTCACCGATTCCGGCTCGGGTGTGGTGGTCGCGTGCAAAAGCGCGTGTGAGGCGTTTAATGCGCCGGAGTTTTGCTGCACCGGCGACCACGCCACCCCGCAGACTTGCTCTCCGACGCAATACTCGGCCATGTTCAAGAGCGCTTGTCCCACTGCTTATAGCTACGCTTATGATGATGCTACTAGCACTTGTACTTGTACCGGATCGGATTACTTGATCGAGTTTTGCCCCACCGGCTCATCATGA
- the LOC126782270 gene encoding uncharacterized protein LOC126782270 isoform X2, translated as MEAMLRCTPCLALRFGFKIVLLFIWLEAANAHSQEIILGGRGPERSSENIVSHSCIHDQILKQRRRPGRKVYTVTPQVYDGSGISKPLHQKGRTLLGIAKKSVLQKDAKLPIRIYLNYDAVGHSPDRDCRNVGDIVKLGEPPIGYLSGLPSCNPHGDPPISGDCWYNCTLDDIAGKDKRQRLRKALGQTADWFRRALAVEPVRGNLRLSGYSACGQDGGVQLPREYVEEGVAEADLVLLVTTRPTTGNTLAWAVACERDQWGRAIAGHVNVAPRHLTAEAETLLSATLIHEVMHVLGFDPHAFAHFRDERKRRRSQVTEQVMDEKLGRMVTRVVLPRVVMHSRYHYAAFSENFTGLELEDGGGRGTSGSHWEKRLLMNEIMTGSVDTRSVVSKMTLALLEDSGWYHANYSMADNLDWGRNQGTEFVTSPCNAWKGAYHCNTTQLSGCTYNREAEGYCPIVSYSGDLPQWARYFPQANKGGQSSLADYCTYFVAYSDGSCTDTNSARPPDRMLGEIRGSKSRCMASSLVRTGFVRGSMTQGNGCYQHRCVNNSLEVAVDGMWKVCPEAGGQIQFPGFNGELICPAYHELCGTGIVPTTGQCPNSCNLNGDCIEGRCHCFLGFHGSDCGKRSCPSNCSGRGNCLSNGMCECRNGYTGIDCSTAVCDEQCSLHGGVCDDGVCEFRCSDYAGYSCQNSTMLHSSLNVCKDVLENVKSGSGQHCAPSEPSILQQLEDVVVMPNYHRLFPGGARKLFSIFGTSYCDMTAKQLACWISIQKCDKDGDNRLRVCYSACQSYNSACGASLDCSDQTLFSSKDEVEGQCTGSSEMKTSWASSVLSWFSSNDSSRGMSVKNRQL; from the exons ATGGAGGCAATGTTACGGTGTACTCCATGTCTCGCTCTCAGATTCGGCTTTAAG ATTGTACTGCTATTTATATGGTTGGAAGCTGCTAATGCGCATTCTCAAGAGATCATACTGGGAGGGCGAGGCCCGGAGAGGTCGTCAGAGAACATTGTTTCTCACTCCTGCATCCATGACCAGATACTCAAGCAGCGAAGGCGACCTGGTCGAAAGGTGTACACTGTTACTCCACAGGTGTATGATGGTTCTGGTATCTCAAAACCCCTTCACCAAAAGGGTAGGACATTGCTTGGAATTGCAAAGAAGTCTGTACTGCAGAAGGATGCAAAATTGCCCATCAGAATATATCTAAATTATGATGCTGTTGGTCACTCGCCTGATAGAGACTGTCGGAATGTGGGTGATATTGTCAAG CTAGGTGAGCCTCCTATTGGTTATCTTTCTGGCTTACCTTCGTGTAATCCTCATGGAGATCCTCCAATTTCTGGTGACTGCTGGTATAATTGCACTTTGGACGATATAGCTGGCAAGGACAAAAGACAACGCCTTCGGAAG GCTCTTGGACAGACAGCAGACTGGTTCAGAAGAGCCTTAGCTGTTGAACCAGTGAGAGGGAACTTGCGGTTGAGTGGATACTCAGCATGCGGTCAAGATGGGGGAGTACAGCTGCCACGTGAATACGTTGAAG AGGGTGTTGCTGAAGCGGACCTGGTTCTTCTGGTCACAACTAGACCTACCACCGGTAACACCCTTGCATGGGCAGTGGCCTGTGAACGTGATCAATGGGGTCGTGCAATTGCAG GACATGTAAATGTTGCTCCTCGGCATTTGACAGCTGAAGCAGAAACGTTGCTTTCTGCTACTCTAATTCACGAG GTTATGCATGTTCTTGGTTTTGATCCCCATGCCTTTGCTCATTTTAGGGATGAGAGGAAAAGACGACGTAGTCAG GTTACAGAACAAGTCATGGATGAAAAGCTTGGGCGGATGGTAACCCGTGTGGTGCTTCCACGAGTTGTCATGCATTCACGGTATCATTATGCG GCATTCTCCGAGAATTTTACTGGTCTAGAGCTGGAAGATGGGGGAGGACGTGGCACATCAG GGTCGCACTGGGAAAAAAGACTTCTAATGAATGAAATTATGACGGGATCTGTGGATACAAGATCCGTGGTATCTAAAATGACGCTAGCCTTATTAGAAGATAGTGGATGGTATCATGCTAATTATAGTATGGCAGACAATCTTGATTGGGGTCGCAACCAAGGAACTGAGTTTGTTACTTCCCCATGCAATGCCTGGAAAGGGGCCTATCATTGCAACACAACACAATTGTCAGGATGTACATACAACAGAGAAGCAGAGGGTTATTGTCCAATTGTAAGTTACAGTGGGGACCTGCCCCAGTGGGCACGCTATTTTCCACAGGCTAACAAAG GTGGACAGTCTTCACTGGCTGATTATTGCACCTATTTCGTAGCATACTCTGATGGATCATGTACAGACACTAACAGTGCACGACCACCTGACAGAATGTTGGGTGAAATACGAGGAAGCAAATCTAG GTGTATGGCCTCATCCTTGGTGCGTACTGGGTTTGTGAGGGGTTCTATGACCCAAGGAAATGGATGTTATCAGCACAGATGTGTCAACAATTCGTTAGAG GTTGCTGTGGATGGGATGTGGAAAGTATGTCCTGAAGCTGGTGGTCAAATTCAGTTCCCAGGATTTAATG GTGAATTGATATGTCCGGCGTACCATGAACTCTGTGGTACTGGAATAGTTCCCACAACAGGGCAATGTCCaaattcatgtaatttaaacgGTGACTGTATTGAAGGAAGATGTCACTGCTTTCTTGGGTTCCATGGTTCGGATTGTGGCAAAC GGTCCTGTCCCAGCAACTGTAGTGGACGTGGAAACTGCTTATCTAACGGGATGTGTGAATGCAGAAATGGGTACACTGGCATTGATTGCTCCACTG CTGTTTGTGATGAGCAATGCAGCCTTCATGGAGGTGTCTGTGATGATGGAGTGTGTGAATTCCGCTGTTCTGACTACGCAGGCTACTCATGCCAGAACAGTACAATGCTTCATTCTAGTCTTAACGTTTGCAAAGATGTGCTGGAGAATGTCAAGTCTGGTTCTGGCCAGCACTGTGCCCCCAGTGAACCAAGTATATTGCAGCAGCTAGAGGATGTTGTGGTAATGCCCAACTACCATCGTTTGTTCCCTGGTGGTGCCAGGAAACTCTTTAGCATCTTTGGCACCAGCTATTGTGATATGACTGCAAAGCAGTTGGCTTGCTGG ATTTCGATTCAAAAGTGTGACAAAGATGGGGACAACAGGCTGCGGGTATGCTATTCGGCTTGTCAATCATATAATTCAGCATGTGGAGCTTCACTTGATTGCTCGGACCAAACCCTGTTCAGCAGCAAGGATGAAGTAGAAGGTCAGTGCACAGGATCTAGTGAGATGAAAACATCATGGGCTAGCAGCGTACTTAGTTGGTTTTCAAGTAATGATTCCTCCAGAGGAATGTCTGTAAAAAATAGGCAGCTCtag
- the LOC126784701 gene encoding plasmodesmata-located protein 1-like — protein sequence MLVAFVRRFSKMSLKPLLFLWFNLLVCTFLFTSLPVGVAMSNASEDYTSLVFNGCSKQMFPNNAYPENLKSLMDSLVSSSSLKLFSAVTATSSDRTNGINGLYQCCGDLSPAECNTCVSKIPPLVSQLCGQTSVAARVQLGGCYLHYEIADLKPSDATAFLYKRCDDQAKAAGIGEKRDTAFGILENDVKNSTSPEVGGLYTSSYDTVNVSGQCEGTLANQLDCLTCLQSASQKARTECGDSISGQIYLYSCYISYSASSNASANGVPYSRKVAAGSGKNDSGSKTAAIVILMICIGAFILGTAVYYIRKFLNSG from the coding sequence ATGCTCGTAGCATTTGTTCGTCGTTTCTCAAAGATGAGTCTCAAGCCACTGCTTTTTCTTTGGTTTAATCTACTTGTCTGCACATTCCTTTTCACTTCCCTCCCCGTCGGCGTTGCTATGAGTAACGCTTCGGAGGATTACACATCTTTGGTTTTCAATGGGTGTTCAAAACAAATGTTCCCAAACAATGCCTACCCTGAAAACCTCAAATCCCTCATGGACTCACTGGTCTCAAGCTCTTCACTTAAGCTCTTCTCCGCTGTCACAGCCACCTCTAGCGACCGCACTAACGGCATTAATGGTCTTTATCAGTGCTGCGGAGATCTCTCCCCAGCCGAGTGCAACACCTGCGTAAGCAAGATTCCTCCTCTAGTCAGCCAACTCTGTGGACAAACAAGTGTCGCGGCCCGAGTCCAGCTCGGCGGGTGCTACTTGCATTATGAGATTGCTGATTTAAAACCATCTGATGCAACTGCATTTCTCTATAAACGTTGTGATGATCAAGCGAAGGCGGCTGGGATTGGTGAAAAAAGGGACACAGCTTTCGGCATATTGGAAAACGATGTCAAGAATAGTACTAGTCCTGAAGTTGGTGGATTGTACACCAGTAGCTATGACACTGTGAATGTTTCAGGACAATGTGAAGGTACCTTAGCGAACCAGCTGGATTGCCTGACCTGCCTGCAAAGTGCTTCTCAGAAGGCCAGGACCGAGTGTGGAGATTCTATTTCAGGGCAGATATATCTCTACAGCTGCTACATTAGCTACAGCGCCTCCTCAAATGCCAGTGCCAATGGTGTGCCATATTCACGTAAAGTCGCTGCAGGCTCTGGTAAAAATGATTCAGGTTCGAAGACAGCGGCTATCGTCATCCTAATGATTTGCATTGGTgcttttatattaggtactGCTGTGTATTACATTAGAAAGTTCTTAAACAGTGGGTGA
- the LOC126782272 gene encoding V-type proton ATPase subunit F, translated as MAGRAGIPNKSSALIAMIADEDTVTGFLLAGVGNVDLRRKTNYLIVDSKTTVKQIEDAFKEFTTKDEIAIVLISQYVANMIRFLVDSYNKPVPAILEIPSKDHPYDPASDSVLSRVKYLFSAESVAGDRR; from the exons ATGGCTGGAAGAGCTGGTATCCCTAATAAGAGCTCGGCACTCATTGCCATGATTGCTGATGAG GACACCGTAACTGGATTTCTACTGGCTGGAGTGGGAAATGTTGACTTGCGGAGGAAGACAAATTATCTTATAGTTGATTCAA AAACAACAGTTAAGCAAATTGAAGATGCCTTCAAAGAGTTTACCACAAAGGATGAAATTGCGATTGTCTTAATCAGCCAATAT GTTGCCAACATGATAAGATTTCTAGTTGATAGCTACAACAAGCCAGTTCCAGCTATATTGGAAATTCCTTCCAAGGATCACCCGTACGATCCTGCAAGTGATTCGGTTCTTTCACGAGTCAAGTACCTCTTCTCTGCCGAATCTGTGGCAGGAGATAGACGTTGA